The stretch of DNA AATCCTCAAAAATCGTGCGATCAATAAGTTCCTCACCGCGCTGCTTTTTGTTTAACTGCTGTACTGAGTCAAAAAAGCCATATACCCAGATAATCGGCAATCCCGCAAGGAAAACAAGAAATTCTGAACGATTGCTTAAAGCCGTTATGAAAATCACCATAATACCGAGCCCTAAAAACGCTGCTAACAATGTGAGTCCTCGATTCATCAGTCCTAGTTGAAAATGGCCTAAACCAGGGACAAACGATAAGACAATGGTATAAAATCGTTCTGACTCTTGGGTAGTCTGTATTTGCGGCTCATCTGGATTCACTGCTTTTAACACTTTCTTCTGTTTGGAAATTTGAACCCCCAAGTCAATAAAACTAACTAGGTAAATGAAGATACCCACCATAAAGCATAATAGAGCCACTTCACCATTGTTGGAAAATACCGCAAGGACCGTTATGAATGCTAACCCTACCACGGACATTAAATAAAGCACTCCCCGAATCATGTTACCGAAATAAATATGACCGAGGCCTGGGAATAACGATAGTGTTAACGCCTTCGTTGAACTTTTCATTTTTTATTTGCCTCCTTCTTCTCCAAAGAATCCATCCATGCAAATGTTTTATCAATAACGCCGTCTGTCACAGAAAGCCTTTTTTCCTTCATATGCTTAGGTGCCTCTACTGCACTTGCATAGGTCGCAAGCGAATGAAACACTCCTGAAAAAGTAAGTAATAGTGTTGCTGCCGCCGCAATTAAATAGTGGAAAGCGGCTTGTTGGTAGAATGGCTTTTTTGATGCTGCTGTTTTCTTCAAACTAGCAGGTTTTTCAACAGCCGCTTTTTGTTTCGAAACTTTTGCCATCACTAGGTCCGTAAAGTCAGGTTCATTTGAAAGGACTGGAAGTGATGATTCATGTTCTGAAATAGCCTGTAAATAATGTTCTAGACATTGGTCGCATGTATATAAATGACTTTCAAGTTCCTCACGAGCCTTATCACTGATATCGTCTTTAACGTAACTCAACCACTCATCATACTTAAAATGCTTCATCAAAAATCATCCTCCTTCCAATTCTTTTTCATCCAAACCCGTGCCCGATATAGCTTTGTTTCAATGGTTTTCACCTGTACATTTTGTTCCTCGGCCATTTGCTGATAACTTTTTTCCGCTATATAAAAACCGTATATAACATCCCGATAATTCTCAGGCAGCTCATCAAGCCTTTTTCTCACGAGCCTTTGCCTTTCATTAACGATTAGTTCTTTCTCTACACCATCCTTTGGAGTGCCAAAAGCCTGTTGCTCCAACGCCTCCACTACTTCTTCTTTCCTTCGTGCTTGCTTTCTCTTTATATCGATTGCATGATTTACGGCTATTCTTGTCATCCAGGTCTTAAATCCTTGATTTTCATATCGGGAGAGAGAGCTATATATTTTCATAAACACTTCCTGAGCGGCATCTTCTGCTTCCTTTTGATCGCGCAGCACAGCAAAGACAGTCCGGAACACATCATTGCGGTACTTCTCAACCAAAAGGCGAAAGGCATGATCACTGCCGTCTATCACTTTTTGAATTAATGCTAAATCACTAATCGCTCTCTCCCCCTCTCTTTTGCGACCTTCACCTTAATAGACGAGATCCTATTTATGAACCCCTACACTTTTTTCAAAAAAATATTTTTATCTCAAATTAAATAGTAGCATAAAAAAACGTGCGGGAAATTCGCACGTTTTAACCTATCTATTCTTAGAGACTTAATATACTCACATTACATTCGTGTGGAATGACGAATGTTTCTTGGTCAGGTAAGGAATCAGTTAAATCCTGAAGTGCTTTTTCCCTAACACTTCCTTCTAGTGCTGCAAGCCAGGAGATAGATTCAACTCTCTCTATCCATGTCTCCTTAGTAAAAGTGAGGTTATAGTTAATCTTATAGAAATCCCTTAACTCAAAGCCATTCTTCTGCCATTCATCGAACCACTCGACTGGAAATCCATTAATTCTTTGTTTGGAATTCGCCTTAGATCCTGCCGGTTTTAGACCGCCACTAACGTAGTGTGATAAAACTTGAAATGTCTTCTCAACCACCGAAGGACCTACATGGAATCCTGAATCAATGACTATCAATGTCCCTTTTTCCTTTAAGATTCGTTTTATCTCTTGAATGGTTTTCTCACGGTCAAACCAGTGCCAGGCACGCATTACTGTTACCATATCAAACTGAGAATCTTGCAAACCAGTATCTTCAGATGTACCTTGAACATAAGGAATTTTATGGTTTTTTGACCCGTTTAATGCTTTTGCATGTTGGAGTAATTCTTTTGATATATCTACTCCGATAACATCTGCTTTTCTCATTGCTATCTTCCTAGTTAATGCACCTGTTCCACAACCAATATCTACAACTTTTTTCCCATCAAAAAAAACACCTCGGAAGTACAGGCTATCCATTAAATTTGCAGGAATATCTTCTCTTGCCTTCGCATAACTTTTAGCAACTTGACCAAAATCAATCTGTTCCATATCGGTCGCCCCTTTAATATTTCCTTTTTCAGGAATTACTAAAATGATACCATTGAAGTATGGTAAAATGCTATTGTTAAAGAAGATACTCTGACAAAGGAATGATCATATGCTCTGGTTGTTGCTCCTATCCTCCTATTTAATTGGAAGTATTCCTACTGCGCTGATTGTGGGCAAGCTGGTCTTTGGGGTTGATATTCGTGACCATGGCAGTAAAAATCCTGGAGCCACGAATACATTAAGGGTTCTTGGCAAAGGATCCGCCATCATCGTTGTTCTCGTCGATATAGGTAAAGGAGCGGTCGCTGCTTCCCTTCCGTTATACTTCAACCTTGATGTCGAACCGCTTTACTTTGGTTTAATGGCAGTCATAGGACATTGTTATCCTATTTTTGCCGGTTTCCGCGGGGGTAAAGCAATTGCTACCACTGCTGGTACCTTAGCAGTAGCAAGTTTCCCCATGGCCTTGATTGCTTTTGCATCGTTCTTTCTGGTGATTTTTTTATCAAAGTATGTATTCTTGGGCTCTATCTCAGTTGGTCTTAGCTTGTTGATTTACTCTTATTTTTCTTCTGAAATTGAATTTGAACTTATATTTTTATTTTTTACTTTATTTTTAATTTATCTTCACCGCTCAAATATTCGTAATATTATATTAGGCATTGAACCAAAAATAAACGATAAGAATCTAATTAACGACCGCATTCCTCCAAAAAATGGCAACTTAAAAATGTAAAAGGAATCCCTGGCTAAATGCCAGGGATTCTAGTTTTTTTTATAAAAAGGCAGGCATAATACTGTTTGCAACAGTTTGCCAAATGGATGAATCATTTTCATAGATTTTTCCGAGACTCTTGTAAAAATCCATTTGCTTCTCTTGAAAGTCTGGAGCATCTTTATCTGGAAGTTCAGCACGGCCTTTTTCTACAAGGTTTTGCATTTCAGGTGCACGTGGACCCCATACTCCAACTTCATTTCCTTCCTGATCAATGAAAATAAAAATAGGAATTGCTCTAGAAGTACCATTCGTTAAATATTGGTCCATAAGTTCCAGGTTTTGATCCCTCAGTACAAAACGAACCTCCATATTGGCTGCTTCTGCTAATCTAAGCAATACTGGATTATTAAGTTTGGCATCACCGCACCAATCTTCTGTTAAAACAATAACTCGTAACTTTTTCGACTGGGTTGCTTCAAGTTTCTTCTTATCCTCTTCTTTCAACTCAAAGCGATCATAAATGGCAGCCATGCCTTCTTTATTGACCTTCATTAAGCCTATGTATTCATCTTTTGTTAGTCCCTTTTCAAACCAAGAATTTAAATCCACTTTATACACTCCCCTTTCGTTACTCATATCATAAGCCTTTCATATCCTGCTTACAAATGAAAGGTTTTATTCCATTTTTACTATTATTCCAAGAGCATTTTATCCTATTTTAAAAAAGTAATAATATTACAGTAGATATAGTAATGCTAAGTTGATAGAATATTTTATATATAAAAAAAATTATTTTAAATCACTTTTAAAATAATTAAGGGGGAAAATCTATGTCCAATGAAACACTTCAACTAGTATCAATTGGAATCTATCTTGCGATGATGCTTTTTATCGGTTGGTATTCCTATCGAAAAACTAGCAATCTAACGGATTACATGCTTGGGGGAAGGTCGTTAGGTCCTGCTGTAACTGCTTTAAGTGCAGGGGCAGCAGATATGAGCGGTTGGTTGTTAATGGGCTTACCTGGTGGAATTTATGTAACCGGATTAGCGGATGCATGGATTGCCATTGGTTTAACAATTGGTGCTTATCTCAACTGGCTTTTGGTTGCACCACGCCTGCGTTCGTATACGCAGGTTGCCAACGATTCGATTACGATTCCAAGTTACTTAGAAAACCGTTTTAAAGATAACACCAAACTCTTAAGGATTGTATCTGGTATCGTTATTCTTATTTTCTTTACTTTCTATGTTTCCTCAGGGTTGGTATCAGGTGCTGTCTTCTTCGAGAGTTCTTTTGGGACAAGCTACCTTACAGGACTTCTAATCGTTGGTGGAGTTACGATTGCCTACACATTATTTGGCGGGTTCCTTGCTGTAAGTTATACAGACTTCATCCAGGGGTTAATGATGCTGATTGCCCTCCTTCTTGTTCCGGCAATTGGAATTTTCACTGTAGGCGGACCTGCCGAAACGTTTGATACGATTCGTGCTATAGATCCTACCTACCTTGATTTCTTTAAAGGTACAACAACTTTAGGAATTATTTCTGCAATGGCTTGGGGACTTGGTTATTTTGGCCAGCCGCATATTATTGTCCGTTTTATGGCCATCACTACTGTAAAAGAAATAAAAAGTGTCCGCCGCATTGGAATGGGCTGGATGATTTTTTCACTTATTGGCACGATCTTTACCGGATTTATTGGAATTGCCTTTTTCCATAACAATCCCCAACATGTATTAGAGAACCCAGAAGCCGTATTTATTGAACTAAGTCAGATTTTATTTCATCCTTTATTTGCAGGCTTTGCATTGGCGGCCATACTTGCTGCTATTATGAGTACTATTTCATCACAGTTAATCGTTACATCCAGTGCTTTGGTTGAAGATTTATACAAAGTAGTTATGAACAAAAACGCATCAGATAAACATCTCGTCTTCTTAGGGCGAATGGCAGTACTTCTTGTTTCTGTTGTAGCAGCCATCCTTGCTCTCGATGAAAATAACACAATCCTAGATTTAGTTGCTTATGCATGGGCAGGTTTCGGCGCAGCATTCGGGCCAATTATTCTTCTAAGTTTATTCTGGAGAAAGATGACCCATTGGGGAGCCTTATTCGGAATGATCATCGGTGCAATAACCGTAATCGTCTGGAAGAATGTGGGCCTAGGAGACACCCTTTATGAAATCGTTCCAGGCTTTGTGTTTAACTTAATCATTGCTGTCATCGTAAGCTTAATCACTTATAAGAAAAATGAAAACATCGAAAAAGAGTTTGACGAAAGTAAACGTTTATTAAAACAAGAATAATAATGTAATAATGCCCGGATATTTATATCCGGGTATTTTATTATTTGGCTGTGTTAGATTAGACTGTTGATTTGCGCGACAGGCGCTATGCTTTCCGCGGGCTCGCCCGTGAGCCTCCTCGGTCTTTCCGACCTGCGGGGTCTCAAGGTGCTCGTGCATCCCTCAGGACTTTGAATTACTCCCTCGAATAATCACCGCACGAAGAAAATGCGATAGCATTTTTGAGGATCAAGCGCATTCCGCTCCAATCAACAGGTTCTTAAATCAACAGTATCCTTTAACACAGCCTATTATTTAAATACTACTTTTCGCAGTTAATTAATCGTTTGATTAAATTCGTTGCTATCATTGATAAATAAGGATTTGTCCTTAAAAAACGGTAGAATTTTGTCATGTAACCAAACGTTTGATTAAATCGCGGTAATCCCTTATATCCAATGGTTTTTTACCTTAATTTCAATAAAAATATTGTCATCTATTGAATTATATTGTATTAGATCACTATACTTATCTGGACACAAATACTACTTCGACATAGTTCTCCAGCATACCTATTAATCAAACGTTTGATTAGAATGCTAACTCACCCCTTCAAATGAAGGTTTTCTAGAAAAAACAGGTAGATATATGTCGACTAATCAAACGTTTGATTAGTTTTGCCGAAAACCCCTGTGTATTACTTTTTTTCCCGGGAAATCACAAAAAAGAATGTCGATATTTTTTTGACAAAAAAACTGGCAGACCGAAATCTGCCAGTTTCCATTTTTATCGTTTGCTTAATTCCTGATTCAATAATTGGTTTACTAATTGTGGGTTAGCCTGCCCCTTTGTTGCTTTCATTAGCTGTCCAACAAGGAAACCGACTGCCTTATTCTTACCATTTTTAAAGTCCTCTATCGATTGTGGATTAGCATCGAGTACCTCAGAAATAATCTTAAGGAGTGTCCCTTCATCGGAAATTTGAACAAGACCTTTTTCTTTAACGATTGCTTGGGCATCTCCGCCGTTTTCGATCAGTTCTTTAAAAACAGTCTTAGCAATTTTTGAAGAAATAGTTCCGTTCTCGATTAGTTTAATCATACTGGCTAAGTTCTCAGGAGTTAAAGCGATTTGGTGAAGTTCTTTCCCCTCAGCATTCATGTATGCTGACACATCTCCCATGATCCAGTTCGAGGCCAATTTCGCCTCTGCACCTGCTGCAACGGTACCTTCAAAGAAATCTGCCATTTCCTTCGTTACCGTTAATACCTTTGCATCATAAACAGGTAGTCCTAATTCTTCTATATACCGTTTTTGGCGCAGATCTGGAAGTTCAGGAAGTTCAGCAGCAATTCGGGCTTTCCATTCCTCATCAATATAGATATCTAGTAAGTCTGGTTCTGGGAAGTAACGATAATCATCAGAACCTTCTTTTACACGCATGAGCAGGGTTGCACCTGTAGCTTCATCAAAACGACGGGTTTCTTGATCAATTACCCCGCCATTAGAGACCACTTCACGCTGTCTTTTCTCTTCAAATTCCAGACCTTTTCGTACAAAGTTAAAAGAGTTTAAGTTCTTTAATTCTGTTTTCGTTCCAAATTCTTCTTGTCCAATAGGACGAATGGAAATGTTGGCATCACAGCGAAGTGAGCCTTCTTCCATCTTACAATCAGATACTCCTGTATACTGGATAATCGATTTTAATTTTTCAAGATAAGCATAGGCTTCATCTGGTGTACGGATATCTGGCTCAGAAACGATTTCCACAAGCGGAGTGCCCTGACGGTTATAATCCACTAGTGAATAACCATTTCCATGGCTGAGTTTTCCTGCATCTTCTTCTAAATGGATCCTCGTAATCCCAATCCGCTTTGTGTAACCATTTACTTCAATCTCAATCCAACCATGCTCCCCAATCGGCTTATCAAATTGGGAAATCTGATAGGCCTTCGGATTATCTGGATAAAAATAGTTTTTCCGGTCAAATTTCGTATGAGCAGCTACCTGGCAATTCAAGGCCATCGCAGCCTTCATTCCATATTCCACAGCTTTTTTATTCAGGACCGGTAACACTCCTGGATAGCCTAAGTCAATAACACTTGTATTTGTATTTGGCTCAGCACCAAAATGATTTGGACTGGCCGAAAAGATTTTCGAATCCGTTTTTAACTCCACATGTACTTCAAGACCAATCACCGTTTCAAATTCCATTGTCTTCACCCCCTATAATCCTGGCTTTTTTTTATGATAATCTGTAGTTTGTTCAAACACATGAGCGACCCGGAAAATGGTCTCTTCATCAAAGTGCTTGCCAATAATTTGTAACCCAAGCGGCAAGCCATTATCAAATCCACACGGAACAGAAATTGCTGGTACACCAGCAAGGTTCACAGGAATCGTCAAAATATCATTTGCATACATCGTTAAAGGATCATCAATATTTTCACCAATTTTAAAAGCCGGAGTTGGTGTGGTTGGCCCAATGATTACATCAAATTTTTCAAATACATTTTCAAAGTCCCGCTTAATTAACGTCCGGA from Neobacillus sp. CF12 encodes:
- the gatB gene encoding Asp-tRNA(Asn)/Glu-tRNA(Gln) amidotransferase subunit GatB; protein product: MEFETVIGLEVHVELKTDSKIFSASPNHFGAEPNTNTSVIDLGYPGVLPVLNKKAVEYGMKAAMALNCQVAAHTKFDRKNYFYPDNPKAYQISQFDKPIGEHGWIEIEVNGYTKRIGITRIHLEEDAGKLSHGNGYSLVDYNRQGTPLVEIVSEPDIRTPDEAYAYLEKLKSIIQYTGVSDCKMEEGSLRCDANISIRPIGQEEFGTKTELKNLNSFNFVRKGLEFEEKRQREVVSNGGVIDQETRRFDEATGATLLMRVKEGSDDYRYFPEPDLLDIYIDEEWKARIAAELPELPDLRQKRYIEELGLPVYDAKVLTVTKEMADFFEGTVAAGAEAKLASNWIMGDVSAYMNAEGKELHQIALTPENLASMIKLIENGTISSKIAKTVFKELIENGGDAQAIVKEKGLVQISDEGTLLKIISEVLDANPQSIEDFKNGKNKAVGFLVGQLMKATKGQANPQLVNQLLNQELSKR
- the putP gene encoding sodium/proline symporter PutP; protein product: MSNETLQLVSIGIYLAMMLFIGWYSYRKTSNLTDYMLGGRSLGPAVTALSAGAADMSGWLLMGLPGGIYVTGLADAWIAIGLTIGAYLNWLLVAPRLRSYTQVANDSITIPSYLENRFKDNTKLLRIVSGIVILIFFTFYVSSGLVSGAVFFESSFGTSYLTGLLIVGGVTIAYTLFGGFLAVSYTDFIQGLMMLIALLLVPAIGIFTVGGPAETFDTIRAIDPTYLDFFKGTTTLGIISAMAWGLGYFGQPHIIVRFMAITTVKEIKSVRRIGMGWMIFSLIGTIFTGFIGIAFFHNNPQHVLENPEAVFIELSQILFHPLFAGFALAAILAAIMSTISSQLIVTSSALVEDLYKVVMNKNASDKHLVFLGRMAVLLVSVVAAILALDENNTILDLVAYAWAGFGAAFGPIILLSLFWRKMTHWGALFGMIIGAITVIVWKNVGLGDTLYEIVPGFVFNLIIAVIVSLITYKKNENIEKEFDESKRLLKQE
- a CDS encoding class I SAM-dependent methyltransferase, giving the protein MEQIDFGQVAKSYAKAREDIPANLMDSLYFRGVFFDGKKVVDIGCGTGALTRKIAMRKADVIGVDISKELLQHAKALNGSKNHKIPYVQGTSEDTGLQDSQFDMVTVMRAWHWFDREKTIQEIKRILKEKGTLIVIDSGFHVGPSVVEKTFQVLSHYVSGGLKPAGSKANSKQRINGFPVEWFDEWQKNGFELRDFYKINYNLTFTKETWIERVESISWLAALEGSVREKALQDLTDSLPDQETFVIPHECNVSILSL
- the plsY gene encoding glycerol-3-phosphate 1-O-acyltransferase PlsY, coding for MLWLLLLSSYLIGSIPTALIVGKLVFGVDIRDHGSKNPGATNTLRVLGKGSAIIVVLVDIGKGAVAASLPLYFNLDVEPLYFGLMAVIGHCYPIFAGFRGGKAIATTAGTLAVASFPMALIAFASFFLVIFLSKYVFLGSISVGLSLLIYSYFSSEIEFELIFLFFTLFLIYLHRSNIRNIILGIEPKINDKNLINDRIPPKNGNLKM
- a CDS encoding thioredoxin family protein, which produces MDLNSWFEKGLTKDEYIGLMKVNKEGMAAIYDRFELKEEDKKKLEATQSKKLRVIVLTEDWCGDAKLNNPVLLRLAEAANMEVRFVLRDQNLELMDQYLTNGTSRAIPIFIFIDQEGNEVGVWGPRAPEMQNLVEKGRAELPDKDAPDFQEKQMDFYKSLGKIYENDSSIWQTVANSIMPAFL
- a CDS encoding sigma-70 family RNA polymerase sigma factor — its product is MIDGSDHAFRLLVEKYRNDVFRTVFAVLRDQKEAEDAAQEVFMKIYSSLSRYENQGFKTWMTRIAVNHAIDIKRKQARRKEEVVEALEQQAFGTPKDGVEKELIVNERQRLVRKRLDELPENYRDVIYGFYIAEKSYQQMAEEQNVQVKTIETKLYRARVWMKKNWKEDDF